In Sulfurirhabdus autotrophica, one DNA window encodes the following:
- a CDS encoding cupin domain-containing protein has translation MAPFETIELAKCIRHDIYIISGTLYENTHGHRAGSFLRRGTNSTLAAGAVGSLLFINRDAIDNACRPETIAGDDLVWFFGYLQGMRVAYLAKSPHQLSLVLWQPGTRVHAHTHPFGEEILVLKGELCDEKGAYPAGCWLRFLQAQAMPRIPN, from the coding sequence TTGGCACCATTTGAAACCATCGAACTAGCTAAATGTATTCGCCACGATATATATATCATCAGCGGAACATTGTACGAAAATACGCATGGACATCGAGCAGGAAGTTTTCTGCGACGTGGCACGAACAGTACTTTGGCCGCTGGCGCTGTAGGGTCATTGCTGTTTATTAATCGCGATGCAATCGATAACGCATGCAGACCAGAAACCATAGCCGGCGATGATCTCGTTTGGTTTTTTGGTTACCTACAGGGCATGAGAGTCGCCTATCTCGCAAAATCGCCTCATCAGTTATCGCTCGTACTGTGGCAGCCCGGAACCCGAGTGCATGCCCACACTCATCCCTTTGGCGAAGAAATTTTGGTATTGAAAGGCGAGCTGTGTGATGAGAAGGGTGCTTACCCAGCGGGCTGTTGGCTGAGGTTTCTACAGGCTCAGGCCATGCCCCGTATACCAAACTAG
- a CDS encoding anti-sigma factor family protein, which yields MNNSTQPIQENDLHAYVDGQLDPARMAEVKAYLAAHPAEAERIQSYQQQNDMLHALFDPVAAEPIPLAMHPAARRRSFMPIMRYATVALWMVLGGVAGWLIHGADSAKPAYLASLPHQAAIAHVVYTPEVLHPVEVGADQEAHLVKWLSKRLDANVHAPHLTEAGYQLVGGRLLPGTDGPAAQFMYQDTKGKRLTLYVRTHVKDMRETAFRFEQEGKVGVFYWVDGPIGYALSGELAKPDLLLVANVVYHQLNL from the coding sequence ATGAACAACAGCACACAACCTATTCAGGAAAATGATCTGCATGCGTATGTGGATGGGCAGCTTGACCCTGCGCGCATGGCGGAGGTAAAAGCCTATCTTGCTGCGCACCCCGCAGAAGCGGAGCGTATTCAGTCGTATCAGCAGCAAAATGACATGTTGCATGCCCTATTTGACCCTGTTGCCGCTGAACCCATCCCATTGGCAATGCACCCGGCTGCCCGCCGCCGATCTTTCATGCCCATCATGCGTTATGCGACAGTTGCGCTCTGGATGGTGCTGGGCGGTGTTGCCGGGTGGCTGATTCATGGGGCAGATAGCGCGAAACCAGCCTACCTGGCATCCTTGCCGCATCAGGCAGCCATTGCGCATGTTGTGTATACCCCGGAAGTGCTACACCCTGTTGAAGTGGGTGCCGATCAAGAAGCGCATCTGGTTAAATGGTTATCCAAACGGCTGGATGCAAACGTACATGCCCCTCACCTGACAGAAGCGGGGTACCAGCTGGTAGGCGGGCGTTTATTACCAGGAACAGATGGGCCGGCAGCGCAGTTCATGTACCAGGATACAAAAGGAAAGCGGTTAACCCTGTATGTACGTACTCACGTCAAGGACATGCGCGAAACGGCTTTCCGCTTTGAGCAGGAAGGCAAAGTGGGCGTGTTTTACTGGGTAGACGGGCCAATAGGTTACGCGCTGAGTGGAGAACTGGCCAAACCTGATTTGCTGTTAGTCGCTAACGTGGTCTACCACCAGCTGAATTTATAG
- a CDS encoding RNA polymerase sigma factor: MKNALIEEQIPRLRRYARALVGDRDRADDLVQDTLERAWGKLHLWRQGSDIRAWMFTIMHNLFINHIRQNPNPHAFVTLDEEALDIPVRATQDEGLEMRDLMSAISRLPGEFKEVVLLVGLEQMRYEEVAQVLGIPIGTVMSRLSRGREKLRVLMAGNAAPTLRRVK, encoded by the coding sequence ATCAAAAATGCCCTGATTGAAGAGCAGATCCCCCGACTAAGGCGCTATGCACGCGCTTTGGTTGGCGATCGGGACCGTGCTGATGATCTGGTGCAGGACACGCTGGAGCGCGCCTGGGGGAAACTCCACCTGTGGCGGCAGGGAAGCGATATCCGCGCCTGGATGTTTACCATTATGCATAATCTTTTTATCAATCATATCCGGCAAAACCCTAACCCTCATGCTTTTGTCACGCTGGACGAAGAGGCACTGGATATTCCAGTGCGCGCCACCCAGGACGAAGGGCTGGAAATGCGCGACCTGATGTCCGCCATTTCGCGGTTGCCGGGGGAATTTAAAGAAGTCGTATTACTGGTGGGCCTGGAACAAATGCGTTATGAAGAAGTCGCCCAAGTATTGGGCATACCCATCGGCACAGTGATGTCGCGGCTATCACGCGGCAGGGAAAAACTGCGCGTGCTCATGGCCGGAAATGCCGCACCAACACTGCGGAGAGTGAAATGA
- a CDS encoding glutathione S-transferase family protein gives MNPISTGLKSAANPAQPIKLYRHPISGHCHRVELFLSLLNLPIELIHINLTSRAQKSPEFLAMNPFGQIPVIQDGATTLADANAILVYLAHKYVPDTWLPLDSTQAAQVQRWLSVAAGLLAFGPAAARVAVLFNAPINTVEAIARANNLFGVMEQTLSQTPFLVGSNPTLADIANYSYIARAPEGNVSLQPYPNLRAWLARIEALPGFVPMTTTPVGLVA, from the coding sequence ATGAATCCCATATCAACAGGCTTAAAGTCTGCCGCAAACCCGGCTCAGCCCATCAAACTTTATCGCCATCCGATTTCTGGTCACTGTCACCGGGTTGAACTTTTTCTTTCGCTGCTCAATTTGCCAATAGAATTAATTCACATCAATTTGACGAGCAGGGCTCAAAAATCGCCTGAATTTTTGGCAATGAATCCGTTTGGACAAATTCCTGTAATTCAAGATGGTGCAACCACTTTGGCCGATGCCAACGCAATTTTGGTTTATCTAGCCCATAAATATGTTCCAGATACCTGGCTGCCACTTGATTCGACGCAAGCAGCCCAGGTTCAACGCTGGTTGTCGGTGGCTGCTGGTTTACTTGCTTTTGGCCCGGCTGCGGCGCGAGTAGCGGTTTTATTTAACGCCCCGATCAATACTGTTGAAGCCATTGCTAGGGCGAACAATCTGTTTGGCGTTATGGAGCAAACGCTTTCGCAAACGCCTTTTCTGGTGGGATCGAATCCAACGCTCGCTGACATCGCCAACTATAGCTACATTGCACGCGCACCTGAGGGAAATGTCTCGCTGCAACCTTATCCGAACCTTCGTGCATGGTTAGCGCGCATCGAAGCTTTGCCGGGATTTGTACCAATGACGACAACCCCCGTTGGCTTGGTTGCGTAA
- the mgtE gene encoding magnesium transporter yields MAEAEEIKHPERDTQNLHQIVDMLQRYRLIENLVHKQEMPRHDLVESLVHKQNLVALQKKLDELHPADVAYILESLPLNDRLLVWDLVKAERDGEILLEVSDAVRETLIASMDSEELFAAAENLDTDEIADLAPDLPHDVMQDLLQSLDAQNRAQLQSALGYPEGTVGALMDFDMVTIREDISLEVVLRYLRRVGELPDQTDKLFVIDRDKKLIGVLPLKRLLLHDPDVSVAAVMVDDPITLHADEEADQAAQAFERYDLVSAPVIDKDEQLIGRVTVDAVVDFIREESDSDMLSMAGFREEEDLFATVWKSVQNRWAWLAINLVTAFIASRVIGLFEGTIQQLVALAALMPIIAGIGGNSGNQTITMIVRALAFGQIHPGNARKLLLKEVGVSLLNGVVWGAVVGVFAYILYNNIALGFVMTGAMILNLLLAAVMGVMIPLLMHKMGRDPAVGSSVLITAITDSGGFFIFLGLATLFLL; encoded by the coding sequence ATGGCCGAAGCAGAAGAAATAAAGCACCCTGAGAGAGACACGCAAAACCTGCACCAGATAGTGGATATGTTGCAGCGCTATCGGCTTATCGAAAATCTGGTGCACAAACAGGAAATGCCACGCCACGATCTCGTTGAATCCCTGGTGCACAAACAAAATCTGGTTGCGCTCCAGAAAAAACTGGATGAGCTTCACCCGGCAGACGTTGCGTATATTCTTGAGTCCCTGCCGCTTAATGACCGGCTTTTAGTCTGGGATCTGGTTAAAGCGGAGCGGGATGGTGAAATTCTGCTGGAAGTATCGGATGCCGTTCGGGAAACCCTGATTGCCAGCATGGATTCAGAGGAGCTGTTCGCAGCGGCCGAGAATCTGGACACTGACGAAATTGCCGATCTGGCGCCGGACCTTCCCCATGATGTGATGCAGGATTTGCTGCAGTCCCTTGACGCACAAAACCGTGCTCAATTGCAGTCTGCACTGGGTTATCCTGAAGGCACTGTCGGTGCGCTGATGGATTTTGACATGGTTACCATCCGCGAAGACATCAGTCTGGAGGTGGTACTGCGTTACTTGCGTCGCGTGGGCGAATTACCCGATCAGACCGACAAGTTATTCGTAATTGACCGGGATAAAAAGCTAATTGGGGTCCTCCCCTTGAAGCGTTTGTTACTGCATGATCCTGATGTGAGCGTGGCAGCAGTAATGGTCGATGACCCGATCACCCTGCACGCTGATGAAGAGGCTGATCAGGCTGCACAGGCTTTCGAACGTTATGATCTGGTTTCCGCTCCTGTTATTGATAAAGATGAGCAACTCATTGGTCGCGTCACTGTTGATGCTGTCGTGGATTTTATCCGTGAAGAATCGGACAGTGACATGCTCTCCATGGCCGGTTTTAGAGAAGAAGAAGATTTGTTCGCTACGGTCTGGAAAAGCGTCCAGAACCGTTGGGCATGGCTGGCCATTAATCTGGTTACCGCATTTATTGCCTCTCGCGTGATCGGCCTGTTCGAAGGCACTATCCAGCAACTCGTCGCACTGGCGGCACTGATGCCTATTATTGCCGGCATTGGTGGCAACTCCGGCAACCAGACCATTACCATGATCGTGCGTGCCTTGGCATTTGGTCAAATCCATCCCGGAAATGCCCGCAAGCTATTATTGAAAGAAGTCGGCGTCAGCCTGTTGAATGGGGTGGTGTGGGGGGCAGTAGTGGGCGTTTTCGCTTATATTTTATATAACAACATTGCATTAGGCTTTGTAATGACTGGTGCCATGATCCTCAATTTATTACTGGCTGCGGTGATGGGGGTCATGATTCCCCTGTTGATGCACAAAATGGGCCGTGACCCGGCCGTAGGCTCAAGCGTGTTGATTACTGCCATCACCGATAGCGGAGGGTTTTTTATTTTTCTGGGTCTGGCCACGTTGTTCCTGCTTTAA
- a CDS encoding ABC transporter permease has product MHFFTANPAGRDVVDFPNRWDLLILPGVLAALFSLAWGMHQMTAPYDLGQQLPVSLEPSNLPAYAMRTTLRMAAAMLFSILFTFIYASLAAKSRRAGMVLIPLLDVLQSVPILGFLSITIMGFIHLFPGSLMGPEAAAIFAIFTSQAWNMAFSFYYSLRMIPTDLYQVADVFQLSAWQRFWKLEVPFAMPNLVWNAMMSVSGGWFFVVASEAISVSGQTIMLPGIGSFIALAIQHKDLSAIGYAIFTMFIVILLYDQLIFRPLIAWSDKFKFELSESQDVPSSWVLTLMQRTRLLPKLLALPAIFWEISLKVFRHIPARPLPKFKLKILNRNVRLLDKVWLALLLVLSIIGLLTLSHFVLSEVSYSEIGNVFFLGLLTAGRVIVLIILATLFWVPIGVWIGMRPKWAQRAQPVVLFLAAFPANLMFPLAVVLIVTYHLNVEIWLSPLMILGTQWYILFNVIAGAAAIPNDMREAAANLGLKKLLVWRRMILPAIFPSYITGGLTASGGAWNASVVSELVSWGNTTLVASGIGAYITQQTMNGDHPRIALGIGVMSLYVIILNRVVWKRLYRFAQDRLKLE; this is encoded by the coding sequence ATGCATTTTTTTACTGCAAATCCGGCTGGGCGCGATGTTGTTGATTTCCCCAATCGTTGGGATTTGCTGATCCTGCCTGGTGTTTTAGCCGCTCTTTTCAGCTTGGCATGGGGTATGCACCAAATGACTGCGCCCTATGATCTGGGGCAGCAGTTGCCAGTTTCCCTGGAGCCTTCTAATTTGCCCGCATATGCCATGCGAACAACACTGCGTATGGCTGCGGCGATGTTGTTTTCCATTCTGTTCACTTTTATTTATGCGAGCCTTGCGGCCAAAAGCCGGCGCGCCGGTATGGTGTTAATCCCTCTGCTGGACGTCTTGCAATCGGTCCCTATACTAGGTTTTTTGTCCATCACTATTATGGGGTTTATTCACCTGTTTCCGGGTAGTTTGATGGGGCCAGAGGCAGCAGCAATTTTTGCAATTTTCACATCTCAGGCGTGGAATATGGCATTCAGTTTTTACTACTCTTTACGCATGATACCCACTGATTTATATCAGGTTGCCGATGTTTTTCAACTTTCGGCATGGCAGCGTTTCTGGAAGCTGGAAGTGCCATTTGCTATGCCAAATCTGGTTTGGAACGCCATGATGTCGGTGTCCGGGGGGTGGTTTTTTGTGGTTGCCTCGGAGGCAATCAGCGTTTCAGGGCAAACGATAATGCTTCCGGGAATCGGTTCTTTTATCGCCCTGGCGATTCAACACAAAGACCTGAGTGCGATCGGTTATGCCATCTTTACGATGTTCATCGTTATTTTACTTTACGATCAATTGATATTTCGCCCGCTGATAGCCTGGTCGGATAAATTCAAATTTGAGCTATCAGAATCGCAAGATGTACCGTCTTCATGGGTGCTGACATTGATGCAGCGCACACGACTCTTGCCTAAGCTATTGGCATTGCCAGCTATATTCTGGGAAATTTCTTTGAAAGTTTTTAGACATATACCCGCCAGGCCGTTGCCAAAATTCAAACTGAAAATATTAAATAGAAATGTTCGCTTGTTAGACAAGGTCTGGTTGGCGCTACTGTTGGTATTATCGATTATCGGTTTGTTGACTTTGTCGCATTTTGTTTTGAGCGAGGTAAGTTACAGCGAAATTGGGAATGTCTTTTTTCTGGGATTGCTGACAGCTGGCAGGGTGATTGTTTTAATCATTTTGGCCACTTTGTTCTGGGTGCCGATTGGTGTGTGGATAGGCATGCGGCCAAAATGGGCGCAGCGGGCTCAGCCAGTTGTGCTGTTTTTGGCGGCTTTCCCCGCAAATTTGATGTTCCCGTTAGCGGTCGTGCTGATAGTAACCTACCATTTGAATGTGGAAATATGGCTGAGCCCGCTCATGATATTGGGTACACAATGGTACATCCTGTTTAACGTGATTGCGGGTGCTGCTGCCATTCCGAATGATATGCGCGAAGCAGCTGCCAATCTGGGATTGAAAAAATTGCTGGTGTGGCGCCGCATGATTTTACCTGCGATTTTCCCCTCTTATATTACTGGTGGCTTGACCGCCTCAGGGGGCGCGTGGAATGCAAGCGTGGTCTCGGAGTTGGTAAGCTGGGGTAATACAACTCTGGTTGCAAGCGGGATTGGTGCTTATATTACGCAACAGACAATGAATGGCGATCATCCTCGAATCGCCTTGGGGATTGGTGTAATGAGTTTGTACGTGATTATTCTTAACAGGGTGGTATGGAAAAGACTGTACCGGTTTGCTCAGGACAGGTTAAAACTGGAATAA
- a CDS encoding LysR family transcriptional regulator, with protein MLTFTQIADSGSLTAAAQAMESSLPAVVRSLGALEAELGVRLFNRSTRRISLTEEGRRYLESCRQILGAVADAEAGLSSQVQEPSGLLTITASVAIGQMVVTPVIMSLVKRYPKVRCNLVLLDRVVNLLEEGIDIGVRVGELQDSTLIAQKIGAVRRVLVASPRYLEQHGRPSHPKDLLKINCIRFSTTNGPWWRFQENGKEFTLAVTGNLEFNHAGSALAACVEGLGIGVFTSYQVAPSLATGQLQILLEAFESPPRPINLIYPHARLLPSRTKIFIEMMKQGSKALQE; from the coding sequence ATGCTAACCTTCACGCAAATTGCCGACAGTGGCAGCCTAACTGCGGCGGCACAAGCAATGGAATCCTCTTTGCCTGCCGTGGTAAGGTCACTTGGCGCACTCGAGGCGGAGTTAGGGGTGCGTCTTTTTAATCGCAGCACAAGGCGAATTTCACTCACCGAGGAGGGCAGACGGTATTTGGAAAGTTGTCGCCAAATACTTGGGGCGGTTGCCGATGCCGAGGCGGGTTTAAGTTCACAAGTGCAAGAGCCGAGCGGCTTACTCACTATCACTGCATCGGTGGCCATTGGTCAAATGGTGGTTACGCCCGTTATCATGAGCTTGGTAAAACGCTACCCCAAGGTGCGCTGCAATCTGGTCTTGTTGGATCGTGTCGTCAATTTACTGGAAGAAGGCATCGACATCGGGGTTCGGGTAGGCGAGCTACAGGATAGTACCTTGATTGCACAAAAAATTGGCGCCGTCAGAAGGGTGTTGGTGGCGAGTCCGCGCTATCTTGAACAACACGGCAGACCTAGCCACCCTAAAGACTTACTTAAGATAAATTGCATCCGTTTTTCAACTACTAACGGTCCTTGGTGGCGCTTTCAAGAAAATGGCAAGGAATTCACACTTGCGGTTACTGGTAACCTTGAATTTAATCACGCTGGTTCCGCCCTTGCCGCATGTGTGGAAGGCTTAGGCATCGGCGTTTTTACCTCATACCAAGTGGCGCCCTCTCTTGCTACTGGGCAGCTGCAAATATTGCTCGAAGCATTCGAATCCCCGCCTCGCCCCATTAACTTGATCTATCCGCATGCGCGCCTGCTACCAAGTCGCACCAAAATTTTTATTGAGATGATGAAGCAAGGGAGTAAAGCGTTGCAGGAATAA
- a CDS encoding dihydrolipoyl dehydrogenase family protein: MSEFDLIVIGSGPGGYRAAVLAKLRGLSVAIIEKADWGGCCLNRGCVPKKDWHHTAHLVAASKNYAKRGIHGNLTADITIAWRHQKDTVQVVRDSYLDYMKRLGIASFKGTGSFVDAHKISIDGQTTLHGKHIVIATGSSAYIPDVFPIVPDKILTTDNLFDSVPPRGRRVAVIGSGVIGTEFAFILAMLGKRITWITQSKPLSKSSYSKPALKLLSNAMERHKIVPHTGSRTKSVDLTGPGVTLNLDDGSEINVDWVLLGTGRIPHTEGLNLASAGVTTDTKGFVKVNEYLQSDIPHIYAIGDVANHHMSANHALADAAVVVSNILSPQSRKQQNKAVPQLVYSALELGIIGISEDEAEDEGLEAGVGFASFEGNPRALGQDEQEGFVRLIADMDSGALLGAEVIGSEAGELIHLIAQQFGQEDALNRFASTFYNHPARAEEILNATETLAAKWGLSEQVFGK; this comes from the coding sequence ATGTCAGAATTTGATCTCATCGTGATCGGCTCTGGCCCGGGCGGCTACCGGGCTGCAGTACTTGCCAAACTACGCGGACTGAGCGTAGCCATCATAGAAAAAGCAGATTGGGGTGGTTGCTGCCTCAACCGCGGTTGCGTTCCCAAAAAAGACTGGCACCATACCGCACACCTGGTTGCCGCCAGTAAAAACTATGCTAAACGTGGCATTCATGGCAACCTGACCGCTGACATTACTATCGCATGGCGGCACCAGAAAGATACTGTCCAAGTGGTCCGGGACAGCTATCTGGACTATATGAAGCGACTCGGCATCGCCTCTTTCAAAGGAACCGGCAGTTTTGTGGATGCTCACAAGATAAGCATTGATGGGCAAACAACATTGCACGGCAAGCATATTGTCATTGCCACTGGCTCCTCTGCTTATATTCCCGACGTTTTTCCAATAGTACCGGATAAAATTCTCACCACCGACAACCTGTTTGATAGCGTCCCACCAAGAGGCCGCCGGGTAGCGGTTATCGGCTCTGGCGTAATCGGCACTGAATTTGCTTTTATTCTTGCCATGCTGGGCAAAAGAATTACCTGGATCACACAGTCCAAACCCCTTTCAAAAAGCAGTTACAGCAAACCCGCGCTAAAACTTCTTTCCAATGCCATGGAAAGACATAAAATCGTCCCGCATACCGGTTCCCGTACAAAAAGCGTTGATCTCACTGGGCCGGGCGTTACCCTTAATCTGGATGATGGCTCTGAAATCAATGTTGACTGGGTACTACTTGGCACTGGTCGGATTCCCCATACCGAGGGACTGAACCTGGCATCGGCCGGCGTCACTACTGACACCAAAGGGTTCGTCAAAGTGAATGAATATTTGCAAAGCGATATCCCTCATATTTACGCCATTGGTGATGTAGCCAACCACCATATGTCAGCTAACCATGCCTTAGCCGATGCGGCAGTCGTTGTATCCAACATCCTTTCCCCGCAATCCCGCAAACAGCAGAACAAAGCTGTGCCACAGCTTGTGTATTCAGCGCTGGAACTGGGCATTATCGGCATTAGTGAAGATGAAGCCGAAGACGAAGGGCTTGAAGCTGGTGTCGGCTTTGCTTCATTTGAAGGCAACCCGCGTGCGCTAGGGCAGGATGAGCAAGAAGGATTTGTCAGGTTAATTGCCGATATGGATAGCGGCGCATTGCTAGGTGCAGAAGTCATTGGCAGTGAAGCAGGGGAACTTATCCATCTCATCGCACAGCAATTCGGCCAGGAAGATGCCCTGAACCGTTTTGCCAGTACTTTTTACAATCATCCTGCACGAGCAGAAGAGATACTCAATGCCACCGAAACGCTCGCCGCCAAGTGGGGACTTTCGGAGCAGGTTTTCGGCAAATAG
- a CDS encoding nuclear transport factor 2 family protein encodes MLTRTLAVATLFSLSSFAFAGAADDASAHFKAIGAGNVDQIMQSYNDTATFQWVGGPLDGGYAGADKIKEVWGKFSKNAPFEVTTSKLEESANDKGTTVTANVEFKGKATIKVRYVLVYRGGKLVNEIWQIDPKLSVTPAY; translated from the coding sequence ATGCTTACCCGTACTCTGGCAGTTGCCACCTTGTTTTCACTTTCTTCATTCGCTTTTGCTGGTGCTGCAGACGATGCCAGTGCTCACTTCAAAGCCATCGGCGCTGGCAATGTAGATCAGATCATGCAATCCTATAATGACACCGCCACATTTCAATGGGTTGGCGGTCCGCTGGATGGTGGTTACGCTGGCGCAGACAAAATAAAGGAAGTCTGGGGCAAGTTTTCCAAGAATGCTCCTTTTGAAGTCACCACTTCCAAATTAGAAGAAAGTGCCAATGACAAAGGCACTACCGTCACAGCCAACGTGGAATTTAAAGGTAAAGCGACTATTAAAGTTCGATATGTGCTGGTTTATCGTGGTGGCAAGCTCGTTAATGAAATCTGGCAAATCGATCCAAAGTTGTCAGTAACTCCTGCTTATTGA
- a CDS encoding COG4315 family predicted lipoprotein, with protein sequence MNILKTLTLTTACLIAFAAQPALSEDAPKFPAKKAMGVVVTNAGMTLYTFDKDTAGSGKSVCNDACATNWPPFAAEGAQDAGPFTVITRDNGSKQWALKGKPLYLYAKDEKPGDMNGDNVNDVWHIIVQ encoded by the coding sequence ATGAACATCCTGAAAACGCTGACACTTACAACCGCTTGCTTGATTGCGTTCGCAGCGCAACCCGCTCTTAGCGAAGATGCGCCCAAGTTTCCGGCAAAAAAGGCCATGGGCGTAGTAGTGACTAACGCAGGAATGACACTGTATACGTTTGATAAAGATACAGCGGGCAGTGGAAAAAGCGTTTGCAATGATGCTTGTGCAACCAATTGGCCACCTTTCGCAGCCGAAGGCGCTCAGGATGCGGGTCCATTTACGGTGATTACCCGTGACAATGGCAGCAAACAATGGGCACTCAAAGGCAAACCTCTCTATCTATATGCTAAAGACGAAAAACCGGGTGATATGAATGGCGATAATGTTAACGATGTCTGGCACATCATTGTCCAGTAA
- a CDS encoding cytochrome b/b6 domain-containing protein translates to MQQENQTNPNIQTIKIWDLPTRLFHWSLVILLGVSWASIELSDNAFNIHEYSGYTILSLVIFRVLWGIFGSTTSRFRTFIRGLQPTIAYAKTLLQSKPGNQIGHNPLGGWMVLLMLGFLLFQAVTGLFSNDDVSSEGPLAHWISKDISDILSGLHHESFDILLVIVGLHIAAVLFYRFFKRDNLITPLITGFKPLAGETPPKLRFTSNWIALLLFGIVIAGVALLVTKA, encoded by the coding sequence ATGCAGCAAGAAAACCAAACCAATCCAAATATTCAGACTATCAAAATCTGGGATTTACCTACCCGATTGTTTCACTGGAGCCTGGTGATCTTATTGGGTGTTTCGTGGGCGAGCATTGAGCTCAGTGATAATGCTTTCAATATTCACGAATATTCTGGCTATACCATCCTTTCCCTGGTTATTTTCCGTGTGCTGTGGGGAATATTTGGCAGTACCACGTCACGATTTAGAACTTTCATCCGCGGCTTGCAGCCCACTATCGCTTATGCCAAAACCCTGCTGCAATCCAAACCCGGCAACCAGATCGGTCATAACCCACTAGGTGGATGGATGGTCCTGCTTATGTTGGGTTTTCTGTTATTTCAGGCAGTAACCGGGTTATTTTCTAATGATGATGTCAGTAGCGAAGGGCCGCTTGCTCATTGGATCAGCAAAGATATCAGTGACATTCTGAGCGGATTGCACCACGAATCCTTTGATATATTATTAGTGATTGTAGGGTTGCATATCGCAGCCGTGCTGTTTTATCGTTTTTTTAAGCGGGACAATCTGATTACACCCTTGATCACCGGATTCAAGCCGCTAGCAGGTGAAACCCCGCCAAAACTTCGCTTTACCAGCAACTGGATTGCGCTACTGCTGTTTGGAATAGTGATAGCGGGTGTTGCGCTACTCGTCACCAAAGCCTAA
- a CDS encoding c-type cytochrome produces the protein MKVSVNVILASLLVVAFSSNVIADEVKPEDAIKYRKSVMTVMNWQFKPLGAMVKGDRPFDKDVFIKNAAYLEVLSKMPLEGFIAGSDKGETKAKPEIWAEMEKFKGGMEKLQAETAKLAQVSKTGDMNQIKAQFGETGKTCKACHDNFKSK, from the coding sequence ATGAAGGTTTCAGTGAATGTTATTTTGGCAAGTTTGTTGGTTGTGGCATTTAGCAGCAATGTGATTGCAGATGAAGTGAAGCCTGAAGATGCGATTAAATATCGTAAATCAGTCATGACAGTGATGAACTGGCAGTTCAAACCTTTGGGCGCCATGGTCAAAGGGGATCGTCCATTTGACAAGGATGTGTTTATAAAAAACGCAGCCTATCTGGAAGTGCTAAGCAAAATGCCGCTGGAAGGGTTTATTGCGGGTTCCGATAAGGGCGAAACCAAAGCCAAGCCGGAAATCTGGGCTGAAATGGAAAAATTCAAAGGAGGTATGGAAAAGCTGCAAGCTGAAACTGCCAAATTGGCTCAGGTGTCTAAAACGGGCGACATGAACCAGATTAAAGCGCAATTCGGCGAAACCGGCAAAACCTGCAAAGCTTGCCACGATAACTTCAAGAGCAAGTGA